From a single Bacillota bacterium genomic region:
- a CDS encoding DOMON domain-containing protein gives MKYLLMAVILVGILLVAGCGGVAEAPESPEPTGIPDGETGIGEIEGPMMGKIDQAITVQGSSEGYPAEPLQVAGAQIYLAHDDNYLYVYMEAEVEGWIAVGFNTRGVMSGANMILGYMDGTNPEFRDDIGQARSHSEAGTTAVDQFYLARVDGKTIMEFSYPLAFPEGQGYNVEELIPGESYALIVATHRNSDNITTMHTTRGTTTFVVQP, from the coding sequence GGTGGAGTGGCAGAAGCGCCGGAATCACCGGAACCTACAGGAATCCCGGATGGAGAGACTGGAATTGGTGAAATTGAAGGTCCTATGATGGGAAAAATTGACCAGGCAATCACCGTCCAGGGATCAAGTGAAGGTTATCCTGCCGAACCTTTACAGGTCGCAGGAGCACAAATATATCTTGCTCATGATGACAACTACCTATATGTATACATGGAAGCAGAAGTTGAAGGGTGGATTGCTGTTGGTTTCAATACCAGAGGCGTAATGAGCGGCGCAAATATGATCTTAGGTTATATGGATGGAACAAATCCTGAATTCCGAGATGATATAGGACAGGCCAGAAGCCATTCTGAAGCTGGGACGACAGCAGTCGATCAATTTTATCTAGCCCGTGTCGATGGAAAAACTATAATGGAATTTTCATATCCGCTTGCTTTTCCTGAAGGGCAGGGTTACAATGTTGAAGAATTGATTCCGGGTGAAAGCTATGCTTTGATTGTGGCAACTCATAGAAATTCTGATAATATAACAACGATGCATACAACCCGAGGCACAACAACCTTTGTAGTTCAGCCTTGA